In Aphelocoma coerulescens isolate FSJ_1873_10779 unplaced genomic scaffold, UR_Acoe_1.0 HiC_scaffold_46, whole genome shotgun sequence, the genomic window TTTTGGGGACCTTCTGACCCACTGCACAATAGGAATTTCCGGATGAAGAGCCACTTCATACCCTATGGTAAGTTGTTCTGTTTCCATCAGTGCCCAATAACCTGCCAATAACTGTTTCTCAAAAGGTGTGTAGTTGTTTCCTGCTTCTGGCAActtcctcccccaaaaccccgggggaacctttttctttccctgtttctgccagaggctcccatCAGCATGTGACCCATTTACAGGTACATTTAACTCAACTTCTCCCTTTTGCATAGGCCATAGATCTAAAGGCCTTTTTGGCTAATAGCCTCTTTGGCTAATTCAAAGGCAGCCTGCTGCTCACTTCCCCATTCCAATTCCCTATTTCCCCTGGTTACTTTATGCAGAGGGGTTGAGATTTGTCTCAGATGCAGAATATGTTGTCTCCAAAAGACGAATAATCCAATAAATCTTGGTgcctcctttttattttgtggcACGGCAAACTCTAACATTTTCTGCTGGGCTTTGGGGAAGATTTCCTGATACCCACATTGCCactgaattcccaaaaatttcacttGAATTTTGGTAGGGTTAATTTCCCAGTCTTTCTGTTTCCTATGATCCACAACTAATTCAAGGACTTGTTGCACTTCCTCCTCATTGCTGCCCTGGACCAAGATGTCATCTCTATAATGAATGAGTTGCGTATGAGGAGTCAGTTTGATTTCATCCAAGTGCTCACCGCTGTTCGATGACAAATTGTTGGGCCGTGCACACATGCCTGGGGCAATGTGCTGAGTGCGTAGTGTCGTCCCTGCCACGTAAAGGCAAAGTGACGCCCCTGGCTTGCAGTCCCTAACAATTGCTGGTTCCACCTCCTGGTTTCTTAGGTTAGAACAGCCACAATGAAAACCTCACCGATGGCACAAGTGCCCAGcccacagggaaaagaaaggacaaCTTGTAAAGTTCTCCCAGCATttgtcctgctttgctgcagcagtcgTGCTGCACTCACAGTGTGGGaagccaagagaagctgcagtTGGGGGCACATCTTGTGACAGGAGCTGCACCTCGTTCCCCAGGAAAGGTTCTTGAAAAGAGCAGACAGGACTGTGGAGAAGATTCCCAGAAACCTGAAACAGCTTTccagaagtgaaatgaaaatggaaagaaacaatcCGAGGTGTTCTCCTCTCtatttctgtgctccccttttcCATGTTGCACTGCTTCTCCATGCCATGAATTCCAAATGGATCTCACCTCTAAGATCTGTGCCTTAGCGAGTTTTAGACACTCTGAAATACCGTGAGCTGCACacagtttgccttcccctgtTTTTATTGGAAAGCAATGCTGGAGACAAAAGTGCAGAGCTTGGGTGGGGCACGAATTCTACAGGCAGGGAATGTGGCCCGGCAGTGTCTGACCCTCAGCAGGgccaaggcacagcagcagccgaGGGGATTCCTCTGCCACCGTGCAGGAGCCAGGACTCTGGATCCGGGCTGGACACGGCACAGTTGCTGTGTTTGCACAGACTCAGGGGCTGCCCCCGGGGCgagcggggctcggccgtggggagCGTGGGGCGAGCGCGGaacggacacgcggacactcGGACACTCGGACACTCGGACACGCGGACACTCGGACACGCGGACACGCGGACACTCGGACACTCGGACACGCGGACACTCGGACACGCGGACAcgcggacacgcggacaaacggCCCCGGCGCTTCAGttgcagcggcagcagcagcagcagcggcagcagcggcagcagcgatCACAAGCGACTCTACAGACTCTCTCCTCTTCGTGctcttgctcctcctctccctctccctgtgtTCCGCACCTTCTCCCCGCCTCCCCTTCTCGGTCTCCCCCTCGTCTCTCGGTGTCCctttcccggtgtccccctcctctcccggtctctccccctccccctgccgggccgggccatgccccaggcccgcccccggccccgggcggggccgccccctccccggccccgggcgtcccgccgcggtctcgcctccgcccggctctcgccgtcctggctgtggcgctgccggGCGGGCATCGGTGCCCGGGGCTGGGGCGGCATCGCCACCCTTTGGCTCCGCCTGTGccgagcccggccccggccccgacgcgggctccggctccggccccggctccggcctcggctccgggcccggctcctcccggggcccgcggAGGACACCcggggcgcggccgctcccgccgcctccgctgcGGCTTCCCCGgcccgagctccgccgctcggcagcgcggccgccggccccgagccgccggtgtccCGTTCGGATGGGGatgcccgggccggggcggtcGGGGGGCGGTCGGGGGCCGTgtctggccccgggccgagcgctgacggccgcgtgtCGCCCGCAGGGAAGGCGCAGGAGGCCCTGCAGGAGCggtaccggctgggttcgctgctgggcagcggcggcttcggcagcgtcttctcGGGCACGCGGCTcgcggacggcgccccggtgagtggcggggccggcggggaggaggaggaggaggaggaggaggaggaggaggaggccggggcgcggcggggcgggcggcgagctcagcccgctgctgcCCCTTGCtcgcaggtggccatcaaatgcGTGCCGCGGGACCGCGTCCGGCactggggcgagctggtgagtgagcggggccagcggcagaggCGGGGCGTGCCGGGCGGCGAGGAGCCGGGGCCCGGCGgggtgggagccgccgggagcCCCGGAGGGAGAGCGGGCGGGGGGTGAGCGGGGGGCGCAGAGCGTCCCGGGCTGGGTGAGGGGTCCCAGAGCCCTGGCACGGCCTCAGCCCCACCGAcggcaccgtgctcctcccgcagcccgacgGCGCCCGTGCGCccctggagatcgtgctgctggacaaggtgtccactGGGTTCCGTGGTGTCAtccagctcctggagtgggTTGAGCTGCCCAGCAGCTTCTTGCTGGTGCTGGAGCGTCCGGAGCGGTGCCAGGACCTGTCGGGTTTGCTGGCGCAGCGGAGGTTCCTGCCCGAGGAGGAGGCGCGGGGGCTGTTcggccaggtgctggaggccgtgcggcactgcaccagctgcggggtcctgcaccgggacatcaagcccgAGAACATCCTGctcgacctggccaccgggcAGCTGAAACTGATCGACTTTGGCTGCGGCGCCTTCCTCCAGGACACAGCCTACACTCAGTTTGCAGGTGAGCCCTCCCAGGGGATGCTCCTGGGCATCTCATGGCCCAGCCTGGGTGTGGCACCGGGGCTTCCCCTCATTGTTGCCAGGATGGGATTAATTCTTGAGCCAAGTTGCTTttgggtggggctgggagggggcagtTCCCGGCGCTGCCGGCAGCCTTCAGCACCCactctgccctgggctggggctggagcgggggcaGCCAGCCCAACAAAATCCCCCgtgggggtagcagagaggggggtcAGACCCCGTGCACCGGccggtttggtgtgcaggcgaggAAGGGCCTGGACTGCTCCGCTGCCCTGGTTTGCCTTGGCTTATTGCTGTATTTTGGggcactgcaggcagggaggagagtGGGTTTTCCCCAccactgggtgggtttttcattTGCATGTCATGGTTGGGCCTccccagggcttccgctgccctttCCCAACACCAGTGGCCTCTTTTCCAACACCAGGTTGTACACAAGTCACAGGTGCAggcgagagggcagcgggtcaccccgtgtgccactggtgcagcccctgcgtgcccagggatgctggggcgaggctctgggagcagcagcatcccccgATGGACTCGGTCTGTGTTCCACAGGAACCCTgttgtacagcccacccgagtggatccaCCACCAACGctaccacggcgaggcagcgacgatctggtccctgggcatcctgctgTACCAGCTGGTAGTGGGGAAGCACCCGTTCAAGAGGGGCCAGGAGATCATCTGGGGGCGGATCCTGttcccacgacggctctctccaggtggatcctcatCTCTGCGGCAcagggggaatagcagtgctgggagccagcagcgggctcaggagcatcccgctctggcagctctgaggaggtggcacatgtcctgctctcctgctgccctccaaagcacagaatgcatgggcaagtttaggcccagctctgggcacagccagcatggcctgggcacgggaacggggggcaaagcgggcgggatccttctaCAGCTgactggtggtttctggtttctctgcccagagtgccaggatattcttaagaggtgcttgtccatgcagcccttggacaggccgtccttggaagagctcttcagtgccccttggctgcagggtgttcatgtgccctagaggatggcagagagccacgggcacagtgtgatccaggggcctggcaggtaacagccccacacatctcttggcaatcagtggcaaagcaaagcagactattttgtcctgcctgtagctctgagcagggagcatcagaagggaacacgcagctcttgggctgcagctgagctggaggcctgctctggcaagcactggtggccaccatcccccctggttttgcttgtctggttcactgatggctggggccctgggcagaaccctgagagcctggtgtggccccagggaaggagaaggagcccctggagaagctgtagcaggtggggctgctgctgctggagacaccaaggacgagctcaaggccgacaacctcttcctggagctggccagtggcagctgaagatgatggcctttgattctggcaccttctccaaagacacgctccacggccagtgtgcaggtgagtccagagccagggggatgctgccagagctgggcatggcacggcctggccgggcaccaaaggttccccctttgctggggcggctgcagggaattcttcagtggctgccaagctgcttttgggctctgggcagctgctgaggaggtggctgtgccatggctggctgcaggctgggcacatgtcctgccctcctgctctgctcccaaaggcagcaatgctgggcagctttgggcccagctctgagcacggccagcacggcctgggcactgcgggcggctgggacaaggggacaggaggcttcagctgacgggcgggttctggtttctctccttgcagccgggctctgccgatgctgaggctgctccgggctctgccagggctctgctggggctcagccccgggcacggctgggcccgctctcccctcacAAGGCTCTGACAGCTTTGCATCAGACGAGCCCCTTGCGAGCACAGCGAcggagctttctgcttttgcaggtgAGTGAGACTCTGGTGCAGGCCAAGAGATTGCAGTCAGGGACACACATCCCACTGGCAAGAACCCAAACTCCACAGTCCCAGCTGAACGCCTGGATCTGCACAGGGTGTTCTGTCTGTCccactcttccttccttttgggctggaattgtgccattgcactttcttcctcctctggaaGTGCCACGAGTGGGCCCAACCTGGCGAGTGGGCCGTGTTCCTGaggcagtgcagcctggagctgatggatgaAGAATTGCCCTTCTCCAGTGCCAAACCAGAGCAAAAAGCCCTAAGTGGGACTTGGTGTCTTTAAGAACCCCTGACAATTTCCAAGGGAATGTGCAGCTCACTGGCAGGGTGAGAAGGAAGGGCATCTTCTCAGTGAGTTGGGGTGGGACAGAGTTTAGATTGCCAGTCCTGCTCGGAGCTGGCAGGGCACAAtcaatttcctattgcttcaaccacaatttaaaataacaatgttggaaacaaagcccaaaatcttgaaaaaagGACTGCTGAGGTCAGTAAGATGGATCAATGCCATCAGCATATTTACAAATACCTGAGTTGTCTTTTGAAAAGATCAGTTACCTCTTAATCCAGAGTTACAAAAGATTTTTcactccacatttgggttttggttttatgtttcataatattttctggggtttttcttttgttttttctattaattAGACAGAAAACATGTCCTAAATGATGGATCAGCACTGCTGAACACAGGGACACGCGGAGGgaccagaagcagctgcctttgtccccctgcagctccaaggcccaatctcagagcagacagggctggcagagactggcaggctccctgtttgctgtgctgccccacttgtgagcggcccagctttgcgtgaggcacagggagaacaaggggcagctccctgccagccccgcagcccaggcACCCCTCGGGCCCCGGGGCTtggggcactgtcagcacccgctgctccagcgcccgctcctgctggcactgacagcaacacccaaactgtggctgatcccgagggagcagcagcagggcctggatctGATCCCTGactctggggcagggctggacaaatgacccccacagcagcagcagcagcagcagcagcaaatggagctgactttcagcacagcccctgctgctgttccctcccGTTGGCAGCGGtgccacagcagcctggggcacctgggagccctcagtgccagcagggactggagatggcagccctgggctcctgcagggtgtgcaaggagcagaggtgggcactccctgtccatgtggaGCTTGCAGGtggcaaaggctgctgtgaacaggcagctccaagggcagagaaaggagggtCTCGAGCACTGGatctgtgccagtgccacagccctgggcagcagccaccgaGCCCCGGGGCCACAGAGGGCACAGCAAGAGGGACAAAAGCAGTCAAGGGCAGAGACTGGGCAGggcgagagctgggagcaggaacagctgcttcattgcactcttggagaaagctcttggctgttTCAAAGCGCTGAAAGGCGTCAAGGgcacagaggaggccacagcaaacaatgctcctgttttcacagcctCCCCTCTCCGTGTGCCAGAAGGAATGGGATGAACTGTATTCTTCTCTCCGAGGCGTCTCGTTCAGcatgagcagctcagcaccaggagctgaaggagctgaagccTTAGGCCACAAGAGCTGAGCAAGAGGAGCCTTTTTGACCAAAGTAATGCTGCTAACATGGACCTGGCTGAATGCAGcagacagaatcctggaattacAGACTCCTTTCtgttagaaaagacctctgagctcatcaagtccaaccattaacccagcacagtcaagcccagcactaaaccacgtccctgAAGTGCCAAGGCCTGGACAGGaggcctgactgaggcctgaacaacaggccctgagccaAAGGGGACCTCTggatgaaccttccaaccaaaggttatctttgtatctgctcattacCGAAATTTGCATGATCATTAGCGCTGTGATTGATGCATCCTCTCATTAGTGAAACATggattgacctttctgtgtttagaCGCCagacaaggccatgaaatccaacatctggccttgtttggggctgtatggtcaaagtcagctcccttggctcctccttgagccctggccaggcttaggaggaagccaagaggaggatgaaagcagatgttcccgcactggaagtgctgtcagtttgtttctccagcactgtcaaagctgggccctctcgcagcggggttggagcctcagctgtggctggaggcagctgcaggaattcccagtgtccgggagtggctctgcagtccttggctgggacagcttcccgcagctgatgggtggctctgggtgatggtaaagtctgagggtccctggggctggatcttggttaatcactgcaggcagtctttggcactgatgattgggggcattgctgagctgctcctgctgtgattctttgctgctttgagcTGTAGCAAATGACACAGTTCCttcagttggtgtctgtgtctttggtgctggccCTGCCCACTGGTACAACAAAATTGGTGTAGTCTGGCCGGATCGCACCaaaatgtcactttttaaatgtaaatgtaaggaATCAGTCCTGTCTGAAATCCTGGATGGGAAGAGCTTCCCTGGCGTTCCCTGGCTCTGGAGTGGGCTGAGGTCGGAGCACCGTGCGAGCAGTGGGGCAGTCGGTTAAAAGGAGCTGAAGCGCTGAATGTCttaaaatgcatcccaaaattggatatggaaaaaggaaaagtgcttgtgggtttgggaagaggaggatggattttgttaacagcatattggaaacagcaccaacagaagGAACAATTGTTGTTGGAACGCTCCCACATGGAGCAATagaagaagtttttaatcttgagcTTGAATTTCTTTGTGCAAGTGAACTAGTAATAATATCCTAGtttatatatctataaaatgatatttatattgtatagataataaataataatgtgaAATAGTGCTGACAATACGAATTCTTTAGCCATGGCTGCTCAGGGATCTAACACTAAATACCCTCCAGAAAATGATTGGCCAGGACCCAAAGGTCACTGGTAAACTTTGTGAGATTGCACACAATGAATaaaggaggaagggatggaattGGCTGTTTTTATAGGGTTTGCTGATACTGTGATCTGGAATGCTTTGTCTGTTCCTGTGAAAAAGACAGTGATGaagactgctgggtttttcatatCCCAGCCTATCCACAAGCTGCAGGATTGGTTGAGCAAATGAAGGGATTGTTAAAAGAGCAGCTGAAAAAAGGAGATGGGAACCCGTCCTGATGGAGAACCCATCTCCCAGATGTGCTCCATACCCTTAACAATGGCCCCgctggggaaatggaaaccccTGGGTGTGCCCGGCTGCACCCAGTCTGCAAATCCACCCATGGACAGGGAGACTTGGACTTCCTGGGAAATCCTTCTGGGTGCGATGGGCCCTGACAGGGCCaccccagaggctgcagggctgggccttCCTGCATTAGGATTAATTGGCATAAATCAGAAGCAAGTGAGAGTTATCAATGCAGGAATAGGAATTCAGATTCCTCCGGGACACTTTGGTTTGATAACTGCTCACTGGAGCTTGGCCTTGCAAAGTGTTCATGTCCTGGGAGGAGGAATTGATGCAGATTATCAAGGAGAGATCAAAGTAATTCTGTTAAACGATAATGAACAAGATTGGATTATTTAACTCCATGACAGGCCAGCACAATTATTGATATTGCAGTTTTATAAACAATTGTGAAAAAAGGAGATCCACCTCAAATGACCACTGTTGGTGGAGATAAAGGGTTTGGATCCAGCAGTCCTAGTAATGGAGCCAGAGTGTGGATCCAGAGGCCCAAAGGCCCTCCCGAGGCAGCTGAAGGAACAGCTCTGGGGAAAGACAGCACTGTTTGACTCCTGGAACCTGGGCAGAACGATGggaatgtgtccctgcagccaagtgTTCTGTGTGAGAACAAGGAGATGTTACAGGATATTGTTTTACAGATCTGGCCAGACCCAATCTCCCTGTTTGCCCCACTGGCCCCTTTGGAAAATGCTCTGATCCACGGGGCTCCATGTGAAGGCTGATGTGACACTGAGTGACTTCCACACGGATTCCAGCCAGGAGCCTGGGTGCCCCTCAGGGACTGGGACCCGGCACCTCTCCAGCCAAAGGGGAAAGGACCCACCAAGCCTTGTTACCCCCGACACCGCAGTAAAGCTGAACAGCAAAGGACCTTGGGGGCATTATTCTGGAATTAAAAAGGTGCCAGCTCCGTGGACAATGGAATTATTGTTCCTAACCCGAATGAGACTGAGGAAAAAGAGTGATGCCTCCCTTTAGGGTGCTTCAGCAACAACTGCAAGGAAGAGTTTGATGTTAAGAGAACATTTTCCACCCAAAGAGTGCCTTGGATTTCAGAAAGCCAAAGATTCTGGTTCACCCTGTGCCCCACATGCGCTGCCTCGTCCTGTGGAGTTCACATTAACGAGCTGAATCGATTATtagaagaagcagcaaatgaTACTGTTAAAATATCCAACAGCACATCCTGTGAGCTCCAACAAACACGAACGGGGGCTCTGCAGACCCGCATGGCCTTGGATTATCTGCCTGCTGGCCAAGGAGGAGCCTGGGCTATTCTAGGACAGGAATGCTGCACTGTTATCAGTGATGGGTTTGAAGTCCAACAGTCAGGAATCACCTCGATGGAAAGAGCAGTGGAAGAGTGGCAGAAAGAAGCAAATTCTCCTTGCTGGGATTGGCTTTGGGGCTGCCAAACTGGAGGCTGCTGCCAAATGCATTTGTGGCAGTCACTGTCATCACTGCAGTGTGAGCACTTGGTGTGTTATGATTCCATGTTAGAGCTGTTGTGACACTttgtgctgggaaatggagcactGAGACTTGTCTAAAAAGAGACACAGTCTctagaaaaagggggatttgatAAATAACAGAGAATAGCAACTAATGAGGCATGTTTTAAAAGGAATGTGAATGATAGCTGTGAGTGATGACCTTGAGCAGCACTTAATTGGAGAACAAGAGGTGATGCCTTTATGCCTAATACCTAAATCTAAGACTCTGTTATTGAAAGAATTGTTATGAAGGTTGTAGTTCATCTCTAGGTCAAAGGAGCAATTGAAGTTCCAAGGCCTGAACACCAGGCCCTGAGTGAGGCCTGAACAAGAGGCCCTGGGCCAAAGCTGACCTCCTGATGAACATTCCAAGCAAAGGTTATATTTGTATCCCACTCATTAACTCATTAACAAAGTACTATTAACAATATGTTCTATGTACCTGTGCATTGGTGAAACACAGatttacctttctgtatttagaaaccGGACAAGgccacatctggccttgtttggggctgtatggtcaaagtcagctcccttggctcctccttgagccctggccaggcttaggaggaagccaagaggaggatgaaagcagatgttcccgcactggaagtgctgtcagtttgtttctccagcactgtcaaagctgggccctctcgcagcggggttggagcctcagctgtggctggaggcagctgcaggaattcccagtgtccgggagtggctctgcagtccttggctgggacagcttcccgcagctgatgggtggctctgggtgatggtaaagtctgagggtcactggggctggatcttggttaatcactgcaggcaatctttggcactgatgattgggggcattgctgagctgctcctgctgtgattctttgctaatgattatgtgctttgctgagcttatgcttttgtgactttttgcagatttgcattctataaattgcacaattccttcagttggtgtctgtgtctttggtgctgaccctgcccactggcaaaacagggccccatcctgcctgagtgttacctgggaagacaaaaaccctgactccaaatgtccccccttcctccttgttccccccactttatacactggccatgatgtcctgtggtctgggatatgcctggggtcagttggggtcacctgtcctggctgtgacccctgccaagctccccctcacccccagcccctccccagcgtggccggacgaggggcaggaaaggccttggctctgtgcaagctcagcaagaacaaaaccatctccgtgtgagcaacgctgtgctcagcacagagccaaacacagccccagagaaaggcctggcaaggaaattccctctgccccagcccacagcagcaccccatggccacccatcatcaccacggctccacgggttcctttccatgcccccggccctggccacgggaccttgggctggtggccacggcagccgactgtggcccagggctccgtgcccgtgtccatggcagcagtggccggccacgggccctgagtgcaggtgagcgtgccaatccccatggcagcggggccaagcgttggtgtccgtggcaccaaagtgaggaacgggtccctgtggccgctgccgtggcacctgagggcatcagcgagtgtcagtgcaattgtagctggcaccagccccggcaccgctctgtcctgagggctgccatggcagccgagggcagccacaggtctgcgggcaagtggccacggaccctgagtgcagcaatggctcctgggggggtttccaagggaactggaactgatgagggttgccatggcatccaacccctgggatgtcacacagccaccctgggatgtcacacagccactctgggatgtcacacagccaccctgggatgtcacaaccACTCAGTGATGTCATAGCCTGCTATAGGATGTCAGACCTCTGCCCTGTGATATCAAAACCATATCGGTGTTGTCACAGCTCACTCTGTG contains:
- the LOC138101751 gene encoding LOW QUALITY PROTEIN: serine/threonine-protein kinase pim-1-like (The sequence of the model RefSeq protein was modified relative to this genomic sequence to represent the inferred CDS: deleted 2 bases in 1 codon), which gives rise to MGMPGPAVGGRSGAVSGPGPSADGRVSPAGKAQEALQERYRLGSLLGSGGFGSVFSGTRLADGAPVAIKCVPRDRVRHWGELPDGARAPLEIVLLDKVSTGFRGVIQLLEWVELPSSFLLVLERPERCQDLSGLLAQRRFLPEEEARGLFGQVLEAVRHCTSCGVLHRDIKPENILLDLATGQLKLIDFGCGAFLQDTAYTQFAGTLLYSPPEWIHHQRYHGEAATIWSLGILLYQLVVGKHPFKRGQEIIWGRILFPRRLSPECQDILKRCLSMQPLDRPSLEELFSAPWLQGVHVP